The DNA sequence ACCGCGACATCAACGGCTAAATACGTGGCTGAAGTTCGTGCTTTAGGCAGCACGACCAATATCTTGGATACGCGAAAAACCATTCCTGGGTTGCGCTTTGCACAAAAATACGCAGTAAAATGTGGTGGCGGGCAAAACCACCGTATTGGTTTATTTGACGCCTACCTTATAAAAGAAAACCACATCCAAGCCGCAGGTGGCATCACGCAAGCGGTGAGCAAGGCGCAAGAGTTAAACCCAGGCAAGCCGATTGAAGTTGAAGTAGAGAGCCTCGACGAGCTGCAACAAGCCATTGATGCGGGCGCTAATATCGTCATGCTAGACAACTTTAGTGTTGAACAAACTCAACAAGCCGTCGAACTAGCTAATGGCCGAGTAAAACTAGAAGCATCCGGCAATATGGACGGTGACAAGTTTAAAGCTTACGCAGTACTTAACGTAGATTACATTTCGATTGGTGGTTTAACTAAGCATGTTCAAGCGATTGATCTCTCTATGAGATTCGATGCTTAATAAGTCTTTATTACACTTTATTAACCCTTTTTTACCCCTTTTATTACCCATTAAGCCTCCACAAATTCACTATTGAAGTGGCGCTTTGGCGCCACTTTTTCAAACTCCCGTTCACGCCTTGATTGCTCGTTAAAATTGGCTACATTAATTGTTAATTAATTTAATACTCTCGGTATCGCTTATTAAAGTTTAATACGTGTTCGCCGATACACATTGGCGCTAGGTAATGAGCCTAAATGTAGAATTAGAAAGCGAATTAGGGCTTGCAATCGATTACCGAAATGGTGTAAAAATCACAAGTGGCTGTTTTTCGTATTCAGCGTTATTCAATGGATTTAAATATAAGCTGTTGAAGTATATGCGAAATCTAAAAACTGTCGGATAAATTGTCAGTGTCCAAAGTTAAGACGGATTGCTTGTTTTTAACGACGAAATTGATTACCAAGCAGTAATTAATTTCGAAATGGTCACAATGGAATAAATTTAAAACTACAACAATTTCATGAAAATACATATCAGGAGTATGAATATGAAAAACCGTCAACAAAAGGGTTTCACCCTTATTGAATTAATGATCGTAATCGCGATCATCGGTATCTTGGCATCAGTAGCGGTTCCACAGTACCAGACTTATACATTACGTACAGAAGCAACAACTTCTGTCGCAGCTAGTATGCGTCCAGTGCAAAATGCTATTTCAGAGTTTGCAGCATTAAATAATGCACTTCCTTCTGATACTGATGATTTGGCTTCTGTTGGCTTTGTTGATTCATCAGGTACTAAATTTACTGCTTTGACAGACTTAGGTGGTTCTGGTGATATTCAAAAGATTGCGTTAGCTGCTCCTTCTGCTACATCTGGAGATGCAACTCAGGAGATGACAGTTACATTTACAAATGGTGCAGATGAGCCAGCTGAATTTGCAGGTAAAACTGTGATTATCACAGCAACGCTAGCGAGCGGTGTTGTGTCTTATGAAGTAACAGGTGGCACTCTTGCTGCTCAATACCGTCCACGTATTGGTTAATATAAAGTGACCATTATGGTAAAGGCCACTTTTAGTGGCCTTTTTTGTATTTAGCTCTCTCTAAAGTGGCCTATACCTACTCC is a window from the Psychrosphaera ytuae genome containing:
- a CDS encoding pilin is translated as MKNRQQKGFTLIELMIVIAIIGILASVAVPQYQTYTLRTEATTSVAASMRPVQNAISEFAALNNALPSDTDDLASVGFVDSSGTKFTALTDLGGSGDIQKIALAAPSATSGDATQEMTVTFTNGADEPAEFAGKTVIITATLASGVVSYEVTGGTLAAQYRPRIG
- the nadC gene encoding carboxylating nicotinate-nucleotide diphosphorylase, with the translated sequence MYQSLIPTQVSQALAEDLNQQGAEADITAQLIPADRQASGRVITREDAVICGLEWVIETCKQVSPDINVELKVKDGDAVKANDTLFTFKGPARAILTAERTALNFLQTLSATATSTAKYVAEVRALGSTTNILDTRKTIPGLRFAQKYAVKCGGGQNHRIGLFDAYLIKENHIQAAGGITQAVSKAQELNPGKPIEVEVESLDELQQAIDAGANIVMLDNFSVEQTQQAVELANGRVKLEASGNMDGDKFKAYAVLNVDYISIGGLTKHVQAIDLSMRFDA